In a single window of the Clarias gariepinus isolate MV-2021 ecotype Netherlands chromosome 16, CGAR_prim_01v2, whole genome shotgun sequence genome:
- the LOC128544464 gene encoding cytochrome P450 2K1-like isoform X3 translates to MLYGLETVALKKRQEAKLEMSKKYGSVFTVYFGPKKVIVLAGYQTVKQALVNYAEEFGNRDITPIFFDFNKGHGILFSNGRNWNEMRRFSLTTLRDFGMGKRGSEEKIIEETHYLSKVFKDFQGKPFDTSQPLNYATANVISAIMYGSRFQYSDPEFKEMITRTNENIKLTGSPSIQIYNVFPWIGCWLKNWRLIMENYKINVKQMKKFLDNLEETLNVEDTRGLVDAFFVHKKNAEKAGDKDSLFHEQNLMMTVFNLFAAGSDTTSTTLCWCLLLMAKYPHVQERVHKEIDSVIGARQPVLEDRKYLPYTDAVIHETQRLANIVPMSLPHATSCDVTFQGFFIKKGTCVFPLLTSVLYDESQWESPHTFNPAHFLDEQGRFVKKDAFMPFSAGRRLCLGESLAKMELFLFFTFLLQHFRFTPPPGVSEEQLDLTPAVGFTLNPSPHKLCAVSRA, encoded by the exons atgTCAAAAAAATATGGATCAGTATTTACTGTGTATTTTGGGCCTAAGAAAGTCATCGTCTTGGCAGGATATCAAACTGTCAAACAAGCGCTGGTAAATTATGCAGAGGAATTTGGAAACAGAGATATCACTCCCATATTCTTCGACTTTAACAAAGGACATG GAATTCTGTTTAGCAATGGTAGGAACTGGAACGAAATGAGACGATTTTCACTCACCACACTTCGAGACTTTGGGATGGGCAAAAGAGGAAGTGAGGAGAAAATCATAGAAGAAACACACTATTTAAGCAAAGTGTTTAAAGATTTTCAAG GGAAACCATTTGATACCTCACAGCCTTTAAATTATGCCACCGCAAATGTCATCTCAGCCATTATGTATGGTAGCAGGTTCCAATACAGTGATCCTGAGTTCAAAGAAATGATTACCCGGACCAATGAGAACATCAAACTTACTGGCTCACCTTCTATTCAG ATCTATAATGTGTTTCCATGGATTGGCTGCTGGCTGAAGAACTGGAGACTTATAATGGAAAACTATAAGataaatgtaaagcaaatgaAAAAGTTTTTGGACAATTTGGAGGAGACACTAAATGTTGAGGATACCAGAGGCTTGGTTGACGCTTTTTTTGTCCACAAAAAGAATGCAGAG AAAGCTGGAGATAAGGACAGTTTGTTTCATGAACAGAATCTTATGATGACAGTTTTTAACTTGTTTGCTGCTGGTTCTGACACAACTAGCACAACACTGTGCTGGTGCCTTCTGCTAATGGCCAAGTATCCCCATGTTCAGG AACGTGTCCATAAAGAGATTGACAGTGTCATTGGAGCTCGTCAGCCAGTGCTGGAGGACAGGAAGTATTTGCCCTACACAGATGCCGTGATCCATGAAACTCAGAGACTTGCTAACATAGTACCTATGAGTCTCCCCCATGCCACTAGTTGTGATGTTACATTTCAAGGATTCTTCATCAAAAAG GGCACATGTGTGTTTCCTCTCCTGACATCTGTGTTGTATGATGAGAGTCAGTGGGAGAGCCCACATACCTTTAACCCCGCACATTTCCTAGATGAGCAAGGCCGATTTGTTAAGAAAGATGCCTTCATGCCTTTTTCTGCAG GGCGCAGGTTGTGTCTTGGAGAGAGTCTGGCCAAGATGGAGCTCTTCCTCTTTTTCACCTTCTTACTGCAGCACTTCCGTTTCACTCCTCCACCAGGGGTGTCTGAGGAACAGCTGGACCTCACTCCAGCTGTGGGCTTCACCTTGAACCCCTCTCCTCACAAGCTGTGTGCAGTTAGCCGTGCATAA
- the LOC128544803 gene encoding myeloid-associated differentiation marker-like protein 2 isoform X1: MDPYGGHYLNREAVLSLLGIARMCELVLGCTTMALVAHSAGFSAAYGTYCMFVWCFCFATTLIIFVLDVVRLHGCVPISWDNFTVAFAMLSTLMYITASVVYPVYFLSKDCPSEGCEVRNYRIAVTVCSSVCSFAYGAEVLLTRAKPGHVVGYMATMSGLLKVVQAFTACIIFGALANDSEYHRHIPTQYCVVVYSLCFAITVVVVLLTVSGRTAFLRLPFDRFVITYTFLAVLLYMSAAVVWPVFSFDKKYGSPGRPDDCPQGKCPWDSKLVVAVFTFANLVFYFIDLLYSQRIRFVSQTAT, encoded by the coding sequence ATGGATCCCTATGGAGGCCACTACCTGAACCGAGAAGCAGTGCTGTCTTTACTAGGTATAGCTCGCATGTGCGAACTGGTACTAGGCTGTACCACCATGGCTTTAGTGGCTCACAGCGCCGGGTTCAGTGCTGCCTATGGCACCTACTGCATGTTTGTTTGGTGCTTCTGTTTCGCCACGACTTTAATTATCTTTGTGCTCGATGTGGTTCGCCTGCATGGTTGTGTGCCCATCTCCTGGGACAATTTTACTGTGGCCTTCGCCATGCTTAGCACATTAATGTACATCACAGCTTCCGTTGTGTATCCTGTTTACTTCCTCAGTAAAGATTGTCCGAGTGAAGGCTGTGAAGTGCGCAACTACCGCATTGCTGTTACTGTGTGCTCTAGCGTCTGTTCTTTTGCCTACGGTGCTGAGGTCCTCCTCACACGGGCCAAGCCAGGCCATGTGGTGGGTTACATGGCCACCATGTCAGGCCTACTCAAGGTAGTTCAGGCCTTCACTGCTTGCATCATCTTCGGTGCTCTGGCAAACGACAGTGAGTACCATCGCCACATTCCAACACAGTACTGTGTAGTAGTCTACAGCCTATGCTTTGCCATTACAGTAGTGGTGGTGCTTCTGACTGTCTCAGGGAGGACTGCATTTCTGCGGCTACCCTTTGACCGCTTTGTGATTACATACACCTTCCTGGCAGTCCTGCTATACATGAGTGCTGCTGTGGTGTGGCCCGTCTTCAGTTTTGATAAGAAGTATGGCTCTCCTGGACGACCAGATGATTGTCCCCAAGGAAAATGCCCATGGGACAGCAAGCTGGTGGTTGCAGTGTTTACCTTTGCCAATTTAGTGTTCTACTTTATCGACCTACTATATTCTCAGAGGATCCGCTTTGTCTCACAGACAGCAACCTAA
- the LOC128544803 gene encoding myeloid-associated differentiation marker-like protein 2 isoform X2 encodes MDPYGGHYLNREAVLSLLGIARMCELVLGCTTMALVAHSAGFSAAYGTYCMFVWCFCFATTLIIFVLDVVRLHGCVPISWDNFTVAFAMLSTLMYITASVVYPVYFLSKDCPSEGCEVRNYRIAVTVCSSVCSFAYGAEVLLTRAKPGHVVGYMATMSGLLKVVQAFTACIIFGALANDIVVVLLTVSGRTAFLRLPFDRFVITYTFLAVLLYMSAAVVWPVFSFDKKYGSPGRPDDCPQGKCPWDSKLVVAVFTFANLVFYFIDLLYSQRIRFVSQTAT; translated from the exons ATGGATCCCTATGGAGGCCACTACCTGAACCGAGAAGCAGTGCTGTCTTTACTAGGTATAGCTCGCATGTGCGAACTGGTACTAGGCTGTACCACCATGGCTTTAGTGGCTCACAGCGCCGGGTTCAGTGCTGCCTATGGCACCTACTGCATGTTTGTTTGGTGCTTCTGTTTCGCCACGACTTTAATTATCTTTGTGCTCGATGTGGTTCGCCTGCATGGTTGTGTGCCCATCTCCTGGGACAATTTTACTGTGGCCTTCGCCATGCTTAGCACATTAATGTACATCACAGCTTCCGTTGTGTATCCTGTTTACTTCCTCAGTAAAGATTGTCCGAGTGAAGGCTGTGAAGTGCGCAACTACCGCATTGCTGTTACTGTGTGCTCTAGCGTCTGTTCTTTTGCCTACGGTGCTGAGGTCCTCCTCACACGGGCCAAGCCAGGCCATGTGGTGGGTTACATGGCCACCATGTCAGGCCTACTCAAGGTAGTTCAGGCCTTCACTGCTTGCATCATCTTCGGTGCTCTGGCAAACGACA TAGTGGTGGTGCTTCTGACTGTCTCAGGGAGGACTGCATTTCTGCGGCTACCCTTTGACCGCTTTGTGATTACATACACCTTCCTGGCAGTCCTGCTATACATGAGTGCTGCTGTGGTGTGGCCCGTCTTCAGTTTTGATAAGAAGTATGGCTCTCCTGGACGACCAGATGATTGTCCCCAAGGAAAATGCCCATGGGACAGCAAGCTGGTGGTTGCAGTGTTTACCTTTGCCAATTTAGTGTTCTACTTTATCGACCTACTATATTCTCAGAGGATCCGCTTTGTCTCACAGACAGCAACCTAA
- the tsen54 gene encoding tRNA-splicing endonuclease subunit Sen54 — translation MAAKDVQPQHIQIDFSNELLSSSELFQRRSQSRDKIPVRGQKEFLPNNSVQQKASLQKTLDEHWMLVTEERVDRVGNLVNAEWIPDEKLVKLLSPAGKFWQTMGFSNQGKQCLFPEEALYLMECGNVQVFYQDLPLSIQEGYEHFLSNETVTFHQYQVFGHLKRLGYVVNRFDSRSSKQLKRKLCQSPSFRLRNKKSPEVTAGQHQGEIKTNVPYSKFDAPSQLETQQAIQDGTSRSDPEPDSAPGRNWWTNTSSLFQGDSLHPSGQHQDFSCIVFPDLGSYRGKRTCLPPPDPSLLPGALQVAECNMAKWHRNVNLKKEKCQTEQNRHRCNINDDQGVRQCRNWIEYLELVEKRRSQQHTERPTHIVEQEVMPLAQPGKCCSHRDLLEKVSIIQSYGLPQENSSLTNSDQWRVTFNVYQPDTEFKKSSPGKPHTRLCVCSFDGLMPNLHVLKQLSFQSGDVPLTFAVVDHGDISFYCFKEFKLPTDVY, via the exons ATGGCTGCGAAAGATGTTCAACCGCAACACATTCAGATAGATTTTAGCAATGAATTACTAAG TTCATCAGAACTATTTCAAAGACGGAGCCAAAGTAGAGATAAGATTCCTGTGAGGGGACAAAAAGAGTTTTTACCAAACAATTCTGTGCAGCAAAAGGCAAGTTTGCAGAAGACCCTTGATGAGCACTGGATGCTTGTGACAGAGGAACGAGTGGACAGAGT TGGGAACCTTGTAAATGCAGAATGGATCCCTGACGAAAAGCTAGTGAAATTGCTGTCTCCAGCA GGAAAATTTTGGCAGACAATGGGATTTTCGAACCAAGGAAAGCAGTGCTTATTTCCAGAGGAGGCTCTTTACCTCATGGAATGT GGCAATGTACAAGTGTTCTACCAGGATCTTCCTCTCTCCATCCAGGAGGGTTATGAACATTTCCTTTCTAATGAAACTGTGACTTTCCATCAGTACCAG GTTTTTGGTCATTTAAAGAGACTTGGATACGTGGTAAACCGATTTGATAGTAG ATCAAGCAAGCAACTGAAGAGGAAATTATGCCAGAGTCCTAGTTTTAG ACTGCGTAATAAGAAAAGTCCAGAAGTGACTGCTGGACAACATCAAGGTGAAATTAAGACTAATGTCCCATACAGTAAATTTGATGCTCCAAGCCAACTGGAAACACAGCAAGCCATTCAGGATGGGACATCAAGGTCTGATCCAGAACCAGACAGTGCTCCAGGGAGGAACTGGTGGACAAATACATCAAGCCTATTCCAGGGTGATTCATTACATCCTTCAGGACAGCACCAGGACTTCAGCTGCATTGTTTTTCCAGACCTTGGCTCATATAGGGGTAAAAGGACTTGCCTGCCCCCTCCAGATCCCAGCTTGCTCCCTGGTGCTCTGCAAGTAGCTGAGTGCAACATGGCCAAATGGCACAGAAATGTCaatctgaaaaaagaaaagtgtcaAACGGAACAAAACCGACACAgatgcaacattaatgatgacCAAGGGGTGCGGCAGTGCAGGAACTGGATTGAGTATTTAGAGCTGGTGGAGAAAAGAAGAAGCCAGCAGCACACTGAAAGGCCCACACACATTGTGGAACAGGAGGTTATGCCTCTTGCTCAGCCTGGAAAATGTTGTTCACATC GTGATCTACTGGAAAAAGTCAGCATTATTCAGTCCTATGGTTTGCCGCAAGAAAACTCCAG tttAACCAACTCAGACCAGTGGAGGGTCACTTTCAATGTGTACCAGCCTGACACAGAGTTTAAGAAGAGTTCTCCAGGAAAGCCCCATACACGCTTGTGTGTTTGCAG TTTTGATGGTCTGATGCCGAACTTGCACGTCTTGAAGCAGCTGTCCTTCCAAAGTGGAGATGTGCCTTTGACGTTCGCGGTGGTAGACCATGGAGACATTTCCTTCTACTGCTTCAAGGAGTTTAAGCTGCCAACTGATGTCTATTGA